CCTAAGGAACACTAAGCCACCTACGGTAGTGACATTACTAATCTCATCTTCATCTTCTTCAGAAAGTCCTATTTCAAATTCATCTAAAAGGGTTTCGATCTGATATTGTCCGTCGACAACATAGTCTCCATTTTCTAATTGTCGTATTGTTGGACGGGCACTGAGATCGCTTTCTGCAATGTTGCCTACCAAATCACCAACAATATCCCGTAACGTAATAATTCCTTGGGGTGACCCATATTCGTCTATGACGACCGCTTGATGAATACTAGATGTCCGCAAGGTATTCATGATACTGTAGGATGAACTAAATTCGTTCACAAATTTGATGGGCAGCATAAGTGTTCTGAGGTCAAAAGGCTCGTTTTGGAGGCATTGCCGAAGTAATGATTTTACATGGACAACTCCTTTAATGTTATCAAGTCCGCCTTCACAGACAGGGTAGATGGAGTAATCGTTGTCAAGTATAATCTTGCGGTTTTCTTCAAAGGATTCTGCGAGGTCCAAGAACACGATATTTTTGCGGTGAGTCATCAGATTAACCGCTTTTTTGTCCCCCAAACTTAACAGACGGTCCACGATATCATGTTCGATTCCTTCAATGACTCCACTATCCACACCTTCATCTACCAAGGCTTTTATTTCCTCTTCGGTGACGCTATTACCGCTGCTTTTAATATTAAGTATCTTGACGATAAATTCTGTTGACATGCTGAGTAGCCACACAAACGGGCGAACGATTTTGCTGAGCAGATTCATCGGATAAGAAATTAGCATGGCATATTTTTCTGGAATGGCCATACCTATGCGTTTGGGGACGAGTTCACCAAGGACCAAAGAAAAGTAGGTGATGATAAATACGACGATGATTACAGCGAGCTGCTCGCTGTATGGAGCGATAATACTCGATTTATTGAAGACTTCTACTAAGTACGATGATATACTGCCGCCAGAAAAAAATCCTGTTAATATCCCGATAAGGGTAATACCGATTTGTACAGTAGACAGAAAGCTGTTGGGCGATTCTTTGAGACTTAGCGCTATTTTGGCGGCTGCATTATTTTTATCGCTTTCAGCCTGTAGTCTCGCTTTTCTGCTGGATACG
The genomic region above belongs to Sphingobacterium zeae and contains:
- a CDS encoding hemolysin family protein, with amino-acid sequence MLTEAIIILALIILNGILSASEISIVSSRKARLQAESDKNNAAAKIALSLKESPNSFLSTVQIGITLIGILTGFFSGGSISSYLVEVFNKSSIIAPYSEQLAVIIVVFIITYFSLVLGELVPKRIGMAIPEKYAMLISYPMNLLSKIVRPFVWLLSMSTEFIVKILNIKSSGNSVTEEEIKALVDEGVDSGVIEGIEHDIVDRLLSLGDKKAVNLMTHRKNIVFLDLAESFEENRKIILDNDYSIYPVCEGGLDNIKGVVHVKSLLRQCLQNEPFDLRTLMLPIKFVNEFSSSYSIMNTLRTSSIHQAVVIDEYGSPQGIITLRDIVGDLVGNIAESDLSARPTIRQLENGDYVVDGQYQIETLLDEFEIGLSEEDEDEISNVTTVGGLVFLRLDHVPEEGERIQFKNFIFEVLDMDGNRIDKLLMKVTDQI